The following are from one region of the candidate division WOR-3 bacterium genome:
- the acs gene encoding acetate--CoA ligase alpha subunit: MNPNLQFIFWPRSIAVIGASTRPGSVGHATFANILINGYTGVVYPVNPNVRSVLGVKAYPSVLHVPDEVDLAVVIVPAAVVPEVIEECGQKKVKGAIIISAGFKEIGETGAKLEQRVKEIARKHNLSLIGPNCFGMINSDHRVKLNATFGKALPPPGNIAFISQSGAVGVTALEYAEAEGIGLSKFISIGNKADINENDLLEYLKDDEQTKVIILYLEDLVEPKKFMDVAFEVTSRIGKPILAIKSGRTYEGAKAASSHTGALAGSDEAYNAFLHQCGIIRVDTVSELFDYAKAFSGQPLPKSRNIAIITNAGGMGIMATDSVIRNGLKLAQYEEATVRKLKTFMPPQANIGNPLDVIGDSDEVRYGNALKALIEDKNIEGIICIWTPTLMAETKTVAQVISEISKNCEKPIMGCLLSLENTKEVIQTLWQAKIPYYPFPEIAAQALASMCEFYEWTQLPPSEVKIFEDVEPQIVDEIIKKAKKRATPYIFEYEGYEILSAYRLPILPYAFVKDRDALLTEAHKIGYPVVLKVVSADIIHKTEFGGVAVDISNDDELLTKYTEMEQRIKTLKPDAKIEGYLLQKMAEPGIETILGIKKDPQFGSIIMFGLGGIYVEVLKDVSFRICPIRALSARHMIQEIKSYRILQGFRGRKPADIRIIEESLQRLSQLATDFPEFSEIDINPFIVYEENQGAYAIDARFLL; this comes from the coding sequence ATGAATCCCAATCTTCAGTTTATTTTTTGGCCACGCTCGATAGCCGTAATTGGTGCTTCAACTCGACCAGGTAGTGTCGGACATGCCACTTTTGCTAACATCTTAATAAATGGTTACACTGGCGTTGTATACCCGGTCAACCCTAATGTTCGAAGTGTTTTGGGAGTAAAAGCATACCCCTCAGTACTTCACGTCCCCGATGAAGTAGATTTAGCTGTGGTGATTGTCCCCGCAGCTGTTGTTCCCGAAGTAATAGAAGAGTGCGGCCAGAAAAAAGTTAAGGGGGCGATTATTATTTCGGCTGGCTTTAAAGAAATAGGTGAAACTGGTGCAAAATTAGAACAAAGAGTAAAAGAAATTGCTCGCAAGCATAATCTGTCGCTTATCGGACCAAATTGTTTTGGAATGATCAACTCTGACCATCGTGTAAAACTTAACGCCACATTTGGTAAAGCCCTGCCGCCTCCAGGTAATATTGCGTTTATTTCTCAAAGTGGCGCTGTTGGCGTTACTGCGTTAGAATATGCGGAAGCCGAAGGGATTGGGTTATCGAAATTTATTTCTATTGGGAATAAAGCTGATATTAACGAAAATGATTTATTAGAGTATCTCAAAGACGACGAGCAAACTAAAGTTATCATTCTGTATTTAGAGGATTTAGTTGAACCCAAGAAATTCATGGATGTTGCCTTTGAGGTTACATCACGAATTGGTAAACCAATCTTAGCTATTAAATCAGGTCGAACTTATGAAGGAGCTAAAGCAGCATCCTCGCACACTGGAGCGTTAGCTGGTTCTGATGAAGCCTATAATGCTTTCTTACACCAATGTGGTATTATCCGGGTTGACACGGTTAGCGAACTTTTTGATTACGCAAAAGCCTTTTCTGGACAACCACTACCTAAGTCTCGAAACATTGCAATTATCACTAATGCCGGAGGTATGGGTATAATGGCTACGGATTCCGTAATTAGAAATGGTTTAAAACTTGCCCAATACGAAGAAGCAACAGTCAGAAAGCTTAAAACATTTATGCCTCCGCAAGCCAACATTGGTAATCCATTGGATGTAATAGGAGATTCTGACGAAGTTCGTTATGGTAATGCTCTTAAAGCGCTTATCGAAGATAAAAATATCGAAGGAATTATATGTATTTGGACCCCGACTTTAATGGCCGAAACTAAAACAGTCGCGCAGGTGATTAGCGAAATTTCCAAAAATTGTGAAAAACCTATAATGGGATGTTTGCTTTCATTAGAAAACACTAAAGAAGTTATTCAGACTCTCTGGCAGGCAAAAATTCCTTATTATCCGTTTCCGGAAATTGCCGCCCAAGCACTTGCTAGCATGTGTGAATTTTACGAGTGGACCCAGTTACCACCGAGTGAGGTTAAAATTTTTGAAGATGTTGAACCACAAATTGTTGATGAAATAATCAAAAAAGCCAAAAAAAGAGCCACACCTTATATTTTCGAATATGAGGGATACGAAATTTTAAGTGCTTACCGGTTACCGATACTGCCTTATGCTTTTGTGAAAGATCGTGACGCCTTACTAACCGAAGCTCATAAAATTGGTTATCCAGTAGTGCTAAAAGTAGTTTCCGCTGACATCATACATAAAACCGAATTCGGTGGTGTGGCAGTTGATATCTCAAACGACGACGAACTGCTAACGAAATACACAGAAATGGAGCAGCGGATTAAAACCCTAAAACCAGATGCAAAAATTGAAGGTTATCTTTTGCAAAAAATGGCCGAGCCTGGAATTGAAACAATATTAGGTATTAAAAAAGATCCCCAATTCGGATCGATAATTATGTTCGGATTGGGCGGAATATATGTCGAAGTTTTAAAAGATGTAAGTTTTAGAATTTGTCCGATTCGAGCTCTTTCCGCCCGTCACATGATTCAAGAGATAAAAAGCTATAGAATCCTCCAAGGATTTCGAGGTCGCAAACCAGCTGATATAAGAATTATTGAAGAATCTTTACAAAGGCTTTCTCAGTTGGCTACCGATTTCCCAGAGTTTTCTGAGATCGATATTAATCCATTCATAGTATATGAAGAAAATCAAGGTGCCTATGCGATTGATGCGCGATTTTTATTATAA
- a CDS encoding peptidoglycan DD-metalloendopeptidase family protein, whose product MIAVLIIGVSFNNWVFGQEDLDKSRRELEAIRSQLQNVEKTIQKLSKEEKNILQRIEAYNEKINLTKRYLKKLQVMINIKSEELKKLEEEINTTIKSINYHYRNINKILVAYYKMQQVLPLELTILENSYAKIYQKFLYLRLITQQQRTSILELTSLRQSLEKQKNEAVKIKLELENLRAQKQKEEKNLIALQTTERNLLSKVTKEKEQKTIIAQELKIAAEKLEKLIRELEAKRQARKLLPGTHYLEVMKGKLPWPCVGEVVSFFGSFEDPKYKTKIRNNGIDIKCGYDYPVKAIAPGKVVFASRFMGYGNTVILDHGEGYYTVYSNLSELNCAIDDKLESGDIVGRSQDILHFEFRAEGKAVDPFQWLSR is encoded by the coding sequence TTGATCGCAGTTTTGATAATTGGGGTTAGTTTTAATAACTGGGTATTTGGACAAGAAGATCTTGATAAAAGCCGACGGGAACTTGAAGCAATACGCAGTCAGCTTCAAAATGTTGAAAAAACAATTCAGAAGCTTTCTAAGGAAGAAAAAAATATCCTCCAACGCATTGAGGCTTATAACGAAAAAATAAACTTAACGAAAAGATATCTAAAAAAACTTCAAGTTATGATTAATATCAAAAGCGAAGAATTAAAAAAATTAGAAGAAGAAATCAATACCACGATAAAAAGCATTAATTATCATTATAGGAATATTAATAAAATTTTAGTCGCTTATTACAAAATGCAACAAGTTTTACCATTGGAACTTACGATATTAGAAAATTCCTATGCCAAAATTTATCAAAAATTTCTTTACCTGCGGTTAATTACTCAACAACAGCGAACCTCGATTCTTGAACTTACTTCATTACGGCAATCCTTAGAGAAACAGAAAAATGAAGCGGTTAAAATAAAACTAGAATTAGAAAACCTCCGGGCACAAAAACAAAAAGAAGAAAAAAATTTAATTGCACTTCAAACCACTGAAAGAAATTTACTGTCAAAAGTAACTAAGGAAAAAGAACAAAAAACCATAATAGCCCAAGAATTAAAAATTGCAGCCGAGAAACTAGAAAAGCTTATCAGGGAACTAGAAGCAAAACGTCAGGCCCGAAAATTGCTTCCCGGGACTCACTATTTAGAAGTAATGAAAGGAAAACTTCCTTGGCCTTGCGTCGGCGAAGTCGTTAGCTTTTTTGGTTCATTTGAAGACCCGAAATATAAAACAAAAATAAGAAACAATGGAATTGACATAAAATGCGGCTATGATTATCCAGTTAAAGCTATTGCCCCCGGTAAGGTTGTTTTTGCTTCGCGTTTTATGGGATACGGAAATACGGTAATACTAGACCATGGTGAAGGATATTATACGGTATATTCTAATCTTTCAGAACTTAACTGCGCAATCGATGATAAGCTAGAATCAGGCGATATTGTCGGTCGGTCCCAAGATATTTTACATTTCGAGTTTCGCGCTGAAGGCAAAGCAGTTGATCCATTTCAATGGCTTAGCCGGTAG
- a CDS encoding B12-binding domain-containing radical SAM protein, with amino-acid sequence MKKIALLINPWIYDFKAFDFWSKPLGLLYLGALLRKHNWTVYLIDCLDRYHPKLLQSTTKLPKVDEYGRGKFIAQPIPKPEVYKNYPRQYKRYGIPEEIFCKILYELPKPDVIFITSIITYWYLGVFSVIKILKETLPKIPIILGGIYATLCYEHAIKFSGADFVLPGPLEVKINSLFPEIPEYSFFDLPYPAFDLYYKLDYVTLLTSRGCVFKCDYCAVPQLTPNFIYRSTQSVIDELEIYAQRQIKNIVFYDDALLANPNFSNILSEIKKRRFSFQFHTPNGLHPRYITEELAFQMKEANFVSIYLSLETTSSKLHKRYDRKVTENDFVYAVKCLRRAGFENQQIHAYLLIGLPDFDFSSVKESINFVLSLGVIPHLAEYSPIPKTKIYQNYFTEILAEPLFHNNIIFPLLDDENKNKMAELKKYLVKVRQHSLPSRVK; translated from the coding sequence ATGAAAAAAATAGCATTATTGATAAATCCGTGGATATACGATTTTAAAGCATTTGATTTTTGGAGTAAACCTTTAGGTCTGCTTTATTTAGGAGCACTGCTTCGAAAGCATAATTGGACAGTTTATCTAATCGACTGTCTTGACCGTTATCACCCCAAATTATTACAATCGACAACAAAATTACCAAAAGTTGATGAATACGGACGAGGGAAATTCATAGCCCAACCAATTCCTAAACCAGAAGTATATAAAAATTATCCCAGACAATATAAACGCTATGGAATACCTGAAGAAATCTTCTGTAAAATTCTTTATGAACTGCCGAAACCAGATGTAATTTTTATTACTTCAATAATTACTTATTGGTATTTAGGAGTGTTTTCAGTGATAAAAATACTAAAAGAAACGTTACCCAAAATCCCGATTATTTTAGGTGGTATTTATGCAACCTTATGCTATGAACATGCAATAAAATTTTCCGGTGCCGATTTCGTACTTCCTGGTCCTTTGGAAGTTAAAATTAATAGTTTGTTTCCGGAAATTCCCGAGTATTCGTTTTTTGATCTTCCTTATCCTGCATTTGATCTATATTACAAATTGGATTATGTCACACTGCTTACCTCTCGAGGATGTGTATTCAAATGTGATTACTGTGCTGTTCCTCAGCTTACTCCTAATTTTATTTATCGCTCAACGCAATCCGTGATTGATGAATTAGAAATTTATGCACAAAGACAGATTAAAAACATTGTATTTTACGATGATGCTCTGCTAGCTAATCCAAATTTTTCTAATATTCTGAGCGAAATCAAAAAACGCCGGTTTTCTTTTCAATTTCATACCCCCAATGGACTTCACCCTCGTTACATTACTGAAGAATTAGCTTTCCAAATGAAAGAAGCCAATTTTGTTTCAATTTATCTTAGTTTGGAAACAACCAGCTCCAAACTTCATAAGCGCTATGATCGAAAGGTAACAGAAAATGATTTTGTTTACGCTGTAAAATGTCTTAGGAGAGCAGGTTTCGAAAACCAACAAATTCATGCCTATTTACTTATTGGATTACCCGATTTCGATTTTTCAAGTGTAAAGGAAAGTATTAATTTTGTACTTTCCCTGGGCGTAATACCACATTTGGCGGAATATTCACCAATTCCCAAGACAAAAATTTACCAAAATTATTTCACCGAAATTCTTGCTGAACCGTTATTTCATAATAACATTATATTTCCACTTTTAGACGACGAAAATAAAAATAAAATGGCTGAATTAAAAAAATACCTTGTAAAAGTTAGACAACATTCTTTACCTTCCAGAGTAAAATAA
- a CDS encoding DASS family sodium-coupled anion symporter yields the protein MNRSEFKKIIEFLIFILVAFAVYLIPIPGLCEAGKRTLSILLLAALLWVTEIIPVYVTSFVILFSQAIFLTRPMEVNFRVFLTPFFDSVIVLFLGGLILAQALKKYELDEWFVFLILKKIGNTPIKILLGLMGVTAFLSMWMSNTAATALMIGLVLVLTENIPKDDPLLYALALGIPFSANIGGIATPIGTPPNVLTISILRNKGINISFVGWMAFALPLTLLLFLLIFWVLSSSFKSKVKFVPMVTSKEFIFDVKQKTVLWVFVITLLLWLTGELHKIPASIVSLIPIIVFHGFGLLNEEDFGTLGWDTLMLMGGGLSLGMSIEKSGLSSWFVNAVRLQSFPNILLLAGLALITILLTTFISNTSAAAILLPIAVGTSQRFIDTALIVGISASIAMILPISTPPNAIAYGAGIIRLRDMVKYGSVIAVGSGIIIVGFIKILTLII from the coding sequence ATGAATAGATCCGAATTTAAAAAAATTATTGAATTTCTTATTTTTATACTTGTTGCATTTGCTGTTTATCTTATTCCAATTCCAGGGTTATGTGAAGCGGGCAAGCGAACTCTTTCCATCTTACTACTAGCTGCATTACTTTGGGTTACAGAAATTATTCCAGTTTATGTGACATCCTTTGTAATTTTATTTTCACAGGCGATTTTTCTAACCCGTCCCATGGAAGTTAATTTTCGAGTGTTTTTAACGCCGTTTTTTGATTCGGTAATTGTGTTGTTTTTGGGAGGATTAATATTAGCGCAAGCACTTAAAAAGTATGAACTAGACGAGTGGTTTGTTTTTTTAATTCTTAAAAAGATTGGCAATACTCCAATAAAAATTCTTTTGGGACTCATGGGGGTAACAGCATTTCTTTCTATGTGGATGTCTAATACTGCAGCTACCGCGTTAATGATTGGACTTGTATTGGTGCTCACCGAAAACATTCCTAAAGATGACCCTTTGCTTTACGCATTGGCTTTAGGAATTCCATTTTCTGCAAATATCGGAGGCATTGCGACACCGATTGGGACACCACCTAATGTGCTAACGATTAGTATTCTACGAAACAAGGGAATAAATATTTCGTTTGTTGGATGGATGGCATTTGCATTGCCTCTAACCTTATTGCTTTTTTTATTAATTTTTTGGGTATTATCAAGTTCTTTTAAGAGCAAAGTAAAATTTGTCCCTATGGTGACATCAAAAGAATTTATATTTGATGTAAAACAAAAAACTGTTTTGTGGGTTTTCGTTATCACACTGCTATTATGGCTTACAGGTGAACTTCATAAAATTCCTGCAAGTATCGTTTCGCTAATTCCCATTATAGTCTTTCATGGCTTTGGGCTACTTAATGAAGAAGATTTTGGCACCTTGGGTTGGGATACTTTAATGCTAATGGGAGGCGGCTTATCGTTAGGAATGAGTATTGAAAAAAGTGGTCTTTCAAGTTGGTTCGTTAATGCCGTTCGATTACAGTCGTTTCCGAATATTTTGCTCTTAGCCGGTTTAGCCCTAATAACAATTCTTTTAACAACTTTTATCTCTAATACTTCAGCCGCTGCAATATTATTGCCAATAGCCGTAGGAACATCCCAGCGGTTTATCGATACCGCCTTAATTGTGGGAATTTCAGCATCAATTGCCATGATTTTACCAATTAGCACGCCTCCAAATGCTATTGCTTATGGTGCTGGCATAATTCGATTGCGCGATATGGTAAAATATGGCAGTGTTATTGCTGTTGGCTCGGGCATAATTATTGTTGGCTTTATAAAAATTTTAACTTTAATCATTTAG
- a CDS encoding ferredoxin family protein: MPEIKINQQWCKGCGFCIEICPKDVYTRDSKVSSRGFQEIIIKNPEKCIECQLCEYLCPDLAITVIGKKTLSFRNI, from the coding sequence ATGCCAGAAATAAAAATCAACCAGCAGTGGTGTAAAGGATGTGGATTTTGCATCGAAATATGCCCCAAAGATGTTTATACCCGTGATAGTAAAGTCTCTTCACGTGGCTTTCAAGAAATCATTATAAAAAATCCGGAAAAATGTATTGAATGTCAGTTGTGCGAATATCTTTGTCCTGATTTAGCGATCACAGTTATTGGCAAAAAAACACTAAGCTTCAGAAACATCTAA
- a CDS encoding LptF/LptG family permease has protein sequence MKIFDRYLVSEFLKFLVLALLALVTIYVLIDLFSELDYYLNRHTPFFTVIKYYFFYIPSGISLLFPSAVICACFLVYGRLIREQSILVLESAGISIYRLLMPLVTLGTVFVLLQFTFYEFITIPCNQILNSIRIYEIERQAQLIKSRRYNLFVRDLERTMYYIKEYQADLLGKKITQAEMRDFVIINFAQDGTIIRRADGAVARYVNHQWIGQEVVIRNFEGEKQETYEYYPEMALPITQKPDFFLEELHNIEELQIWNLFRCLAELKRSGSHPAKVELELHFRFANAIAVFIIIVFSLFLAILIRKTGIMFGLALGLLFAFLYWGLIQVSKAYGQILVLSPPIAAWLINIIFIICDIILLWKVKNVV, from the coding sequence ATGAAGATTTTCGACCGCTATCTTGTGTCAGAATTTTTAAAATTTTTGGTCTTAGCGTTATTAGCATTAGTAACAATTTATGTGTTAATCGATCTGTTTAGCGAATTAGATTACTATCTTAATCGCCATACACCTTTTTTTACAGTAATTAAGTATTATTTCTTTTATATCCCCTCAGGAATTAGTTTGCTTTTTCCTTCAGCGGTCATATGTGCCTGTTTTTTGGTTTATGGCCGTCTAATTCGAGAACAGAGTATTTTGGTTTTAGAATCAGCTGGAATTAGTATATATCGATTACTTATGCCTCTTGTTACACTAGGCACAGTTTTTGTTTTGCTTCAATTCACTTTTTACGAATTTATTACTATTCCTTGTAATCAAATTCTAAATTCGATAAGGATATACGAAATCGAGCGACAAGCACAGTTGATTAAATCTCGTCGTTATAACCTATTTGTGCGTGACCTTGAGAGAACTATGTATTATATTAAAGAATACCAAGCTGACCTTTTGGGCAAAAAAATTACACAGGCCGAAATGCGTGATTTTGTTATTATTAATTTTGCGCAAGATGGGACTATTATACGTCGAGCTGACGGCGCTGTAGCTCGTTATGTGAATCACCAGTGGATTGGACAAGAGGTTGTAATCCGTAATTTTGAAGGAGAAAAGCAAGAAACTTACGAATATTACCCAGAAATGGCGCTCCCAATTACTCAAAAACCCGACTTTTTTCTAGAAGAATTACATAATATCGAAGAATTACAAATATGGAATCTTTTCAGGTGCCTTGCTGAGCTTAAAAGGTCAGGTTCGCATCCAGCTAAGGTTGAGTTGGAATTACATTTCCGTTTTGCCAATGCAATTGCAGTTTTTATTATTATAGTTTTTAGTCTGTTTCTGGCTATTTTAATAAGAAAAACCGGCATAATGTTCGGTTTAGCTCTTGGGCTTTTGTTTGCATTTCTTTACTGGGGGTTAATTCAAGTCTCGAAAGCCTATGGCCAGATCTTGGTTTTAAGCCCTCCAATTGCTGCGTGGCTAATTAATATTATTTTCATTATTTGTGACATTATTTTACTCTGGAAGGTAAAGAATGTTGTCTAA
- a CDS encoding GNAT family N-acetyltransferase has translation MRDWKSRIVKPEEALRAIKSGNRVFIGSACGVPRSLIKAFTKIPAEDVEITQILNLGIIDYTQEALLSKFRFNTFFIGKDLRDKVQKGLADYTPIFLSEIPRLFKSGLVPIDVALITVSPPDEHGYCSYGISVDITKPAAESAEIVIAEINPNMPRTLGDSFIHISDIDYLVYSEEPILEYTVKAQPEIVKRIAKNVSDLIEDGSTIQVGYGGVPNAILEFLYHKKDLGLHTEVFSDNIIDLIEKGVITNRRKTLHPGKCIAAFAMGTVRLYQYLHNNPFFEFHPVDYTNDPFVIAQNEKMVSINSAIEIDLTGQVCADSIGYKFYSGIGGQLDFVRGAARAKDGKPIIVVPSLRSDGTSRIVASLSEGAGVVTTRGDVHYVATEWGIANLYGKTIRERALSLIAIAHPKYRSELLRKAKELNYVYQDQPELPLVQARYPEEFEHWAETKTGLKIFIRPIKPTDEPLMRELFYSFSKDTIYYRYFSYLQAMPHDKLSKFVNVDYENEMALVATIKRGGEEKIIGVARYALDKATGLAEFAFEVADQYQRQGVGTVLFSDLIKIAKMKRIKGFVGYVLDTNIAAYRLTHKMGYPVNTKWQDGVYTLTIYFE, from the coding sequence ATGAGGGATTGGAAAAGTCGAATTGTAAAGCCAGAAGAGGCATTACGAGCAATAAAATCAGGAAACCGAGTATTCATTGGTTCAGCTTGTGGTGTGCCCAGATCATTAATTAAGGCTTTCACGAAAATTCCAGCTGAGGATGTTGAAATTACCCAAATATTAAATTTAGGAATTATTGATTACACTCAGGAAGCATTGCTGTCAAAATTTCGATTTAATACGTTCTTTATTGGTAAGGATCTCCGGGATAAAGTTCAAAAAGGGTTGGCCGATTATACGCCAATTTTTCTATCCGAAATTCCGCGGCTATTTAAATCTGGTTTAGTGCCCATTGATGTAGCTTTGATTACAGTTTCGCCGCCGGATGAACATGGTTACTGTAGTTATGGAATATCAGTTGATATTACAAAACCAGCGGCTGAAAGTGCTGAGATCGTTATCGCCGAAATCAATCCTAATATGCCCCGAACCCTGGGTGATTCTTTTATTCATATTAGTGATATTGATTATCTGGTTTATTCTGAAGAACCAATTTTAGAATATACGGTTAAAGCCCAGCCAGAAATTGTTAAAAGAATCGCGAAAAATGTATCCGATTTAATTGAAGACGGTTCCACGATCCAAGTTGGATACGGCGGCGTGCCAAATGCGATTTTAGAGTTTTTGTATCACAAAAAAGATCTAGGACTTCACACTGAGGTGTTTTCTGACAATATTATTGATTTAATCGAAAAAGGAGTAATTACCAACCGTCGCAAAACGTTACATCCCGGAAAGTGTATTGCGGCATTCGCCATGGGGACTGTGCGATTATATCAGTACTTGCACAATAATCCGTTTTTTGAATTTCATCCCGTAGATTATACCAATGATCCTTTTGTTATTGCTCAAAACGAAAAAATGGTTTCGATTAATTCCGCAATCGAAATTGACCTTACGGGACAAGTTTGTGCCGATTCGATTGGCTATAAATTTTATTCAGGAATTGGTGGTCAATTGGACTTTGTTCGTGGCGCGGCCCGAGCTAAAGACGGTAAGCCAATAATAGTTGTGCCCTCCTTACGTTCTGATGGTACTTCCCGAATTGTTGCTTCACTTTCAGAAGGAGCTGGGGTCGTTACAACTCGAGGCGATGTTCATTATGTGGCAACTGAATGGGGAATTGCCAATCTGTACGGCAAAACTATTCGGGAACGTGCGTTATCGTTAATTGCAATTGCTCATCCTAAATATCGTAGTGAGTTGCTGAGAAAAGCCAAGGAGTTAAATTATGTTTATCAGGATCAGCCTGAATTACCGTTGGTTCAGGCTCGATATCCAGAAGAATTTGAGCATTGGGCGGAAACCAAGACCGGTCTTAAAATCTTTATTCGTCCGATAAAACCCACTGATGAACCCTTGATGCGGGAACTGTTTTATAGTTTTTCGAAAGATACTATTTATTATCGGTATTTTTCCTACTTGCAGGCAATGCCTCACGACAAACTTTCGAAATTTGTTAATGTTGATTACGAAAACGAAATGGCCCTTGTAGCAACAATTAAAAGGGGCGGCGAAGAGAAAATTATTGGTGTAGCACGTTATGCATTAGATAAAGCAACTGGTTTAGCTGAATTTGCTTTTGAAGTAGCCGATCAATATCAGCGCCAAGGAGTGGGAACGGTTTTGTTTTCAGACTTAATAAAGATAGCCAAAATGAAAAGAATAAAAGGTTTCGTGGGATATGTTTTAGATACGAATATCGCCGCCTATCGTCTTACTCATAAGATGGGTTACCCGGTGAATACTAAGTGGCAAGATGGAGTTTATACCTTAACAATTTATTTTGAATAA
- a CDS encoding LptF/LptG family permease yields the protein MRVLYREIIKEFVPPLILANFIMTGILLLDRVFLLIDLLVKKGVSFGVVGELMVYSLPFVLSFSIPISVLVASIISFGRLSQDNELLAIRSLGINPLVLFLPTGIIVVIIAIGMIFFNGYILPESLHRARNLLADISQKKPNVRIYEKIFIEDFPGYILYFGQVDERTGNVKEISIWQKQSSGLKPILIQAQEGRVSLSTDEKYFVIQLQNGSISELLPDNKYRHINFVTHAINLEVDWELIRRERKYRPPRELLHKDLYQRISGIRKELRALTEAYTQLEKESKSEIIDYYLLDTKAKIKSKTQEYIRYATELEKRHVLAISCLLLFFMGSGLGILLRRTGLGYGFVLGLLVYAGYYIILLAGEELSYLIKGSYPLIIWLPNFVLIPFAIEVVWTTITEDSLITKLKRRHAY from the coding sequence ATGCGCGTATTGTATCGGGAGATAATAAAAGAATTTGTACCACCGTTAATTTTAGCTAATTTTATCATGACCGGTATTTTACTTTTGGATCGGGTATTTCTTTTAATTGATTTACTGGTTAAAAAGGGAGTAAGTTTCGGAGTTGTGGGCGAATTGATGGTTTATAGTTTACCTTTTGTGCTATCATTTAGTATTCCGATCAGCGTGCTAGTGGCTAGCATTATTAGTTTTGGTCGATTAAGCCAAGATAATGAACTTCTAGCAATAAGAAGTTTAGGCATTAACCCGCTGGTCCTATTTTTACCAACCGGTATTATAGTCGTAATAATAGCGATTGGGATGATATTTTTTAATGGTTATATATTACCAGAATCACTGCACCGAGCTCGAAATCTGCTTGCAGACATATCTCAAAAAAAGCCCAATGTCCGAATTTACGAAAAGATTTTCATTGAAGATTTTCCCGGCTATATATTGTACTTTGGCCAGGTTGACGAAAGAACCGGCAATGTTAAAGAAATTTCCATATGGCAAAAACAAAGTTCGGGACTAAAACCTATATTAATTCAAGCTCAAGAAGGTAGAGTTTCATTAAGCACTGATGAAAAATATTTTGTAATCCAACTACAAAATGGTTCAATTTCGGAATTGCTTCCTGATAATAAATATCGGCATATAAATTTTGTAACCCATGCGATAAACTTAGAAGTTGATTGGGAGTTAATTCGCCGCGAGCGCAAATATCGACCGCCTCGGGAATTATTGCATAAAGATTTATACCAACGGATATCAGGAATTCGAAAAGAACTTCGAGCATTAACAGAGGCGTATACGCAATTAGAAAAAGAATCAAAGTCGGAAATAATTGATTACTATCTTCTAGACACTAAGGCCAAGATAAAAAGCAAAACCCAAGAGTATATTAGATACGCAACTGAACTAGAAAAACGACATGTATTAGCGATCTCGTGTTTATTGTTGTTCTTTATGGGCTCAGGTTTGGGAATTCTTTTAAGACGAACCGGCTTGGGGTATGGTTTTGTACTCGGCCTTTTAGTATACGCCGGCTATTATATTATTTTACTAGCTGGGGAAGAACTTTCATATTTAATAAAAGGCTCTTATCCCTTAATTATCTGGCTACCTAATTTTGTGTTAATTCCGTTTGCTATTGAAGTTGTATGGACAACTATAACCGAGGATTCGTTGATTACGAAACTTAAACGACGCCATGCCTATTAA